From the genome of Ignavibacteriales bacterium, one region includes:
- a CDS encoding ABC transporter permease, translating to MISLLFQKIGKKTIDFFQEFGQVVRLFLEIIKSLPYLFKRRRNFYFQMEHIGVNSIPLVLIIATFTGAVAAWQAAYQLKGIAPLSFLGSATSRSIITELGPVLTAIVIAGRIGASIAAELGSMKVTEQIDALETMGINPISYLAAPRFFASLIMIPILVLFADVISIIGAYFISNFFLGVSFNVFFISVKRYFLFSDFIFGIVKGMLFGSVTSLLGCHIGFRTEGGAEGVGLSTIRSFVISSAMILILDYILWTLIF from the coding sequence ATGATTAGCCTTCTCTTTCAAAAAATTGGTAAAAAGACTATTGACTTTTTCCAGGAGTTCGGACAAGTCGTTCGGCTCTTTTTAGAAATAATAAAATCTTTGCCCTACCTATTTAAAAGAAGGCGAAATTTTTATTTTCAGATGGAACACATTGGAGTAAATTCAATTCCGCTTGTGCTGATAATTGCAACGTTTACAGGCGCAGTTGCAGCATGGCAGGCGGCTTATCAATTAAAAGGAATAGCACCTTTATCATTTCTTGGTAGTGCCACCAGCAGATCTATAATTACTGAATTGGGACCTGTTCTTACAGCTATTGTTATTGCAGGGCGTATAGGCGCTTCTATTGCGGCTGAACTTGGCTCAATGAAAGTTACCGAACAGATAGATGCACTTGAAACAATGGGAATTAATCCCATCTCTTATTTAGCAGCACCCCGGTTTTTTGCTTCCTTAATAATGATACCGATACTTGTACTTTTCGCCGATGTAATTTCAATAATCGGTGCCTATTTTATTTCAAATTTTTTTCTCGGTGTTTCATTTAATGTGTTTTTTATCTCCGTCAAACGTTATTTTCTATTCAGTGATTTTATATTTGGTATAGTAAAGGGGATGCTTTTCGGCAGCGTAACTTCATTGCTTGGCTGTCATATTGGTTTCAGAACCGAAGGCGGTGCCGAGGGGGTTGGTTTATCAACTATCCGATCTTTTGTTATTAGCTCTGCTATGATTCTAATCCTTGACTATATACTGTGGACATTGATTTTCTGA
- the lexA gene encoding transcriptional repressor LexA yields MKNELTDRQQEILDFIQTYANQNSYPPTYREIGKQFNIASTFGVKRHIDALVKKGFLSNESKTSRTIALIENTLNKSRQVLDNMIGIPIVGRVAAGQPILAEENIEGNVLVDAGLLNKRNDCFGLKVRGDSMINAGILEGDLVIVSPQQNASNGDIVVALLQDEATMKRFIAKDNKIYLMPENEKYNPIEIADREDFSIIGKVIGVFRTYN; encoded by the coding sequence ATGAAAAATGAACTCACGGATCGCCAGCAAGAAATACTTGATTTCATTCAAACCTATGCGAATCAGAACAGCTATCCCCCAACTTACCGGGAAATAGGAAAACAATTTAACATTGCGAGTACATTCGGCGTCAAAAGACATATCGATGCATTGGTTAAAAAAGGATTCCTATCCAATGAAAGCAAAACAAGTAGAACTATTGCACTTATTGAAAATACATTAAACAAATCAAGACAAGTTCTCGATAATATGATAGGAATACCAATTGTTGGTCGTGTTGCCGCTGGTCAACCGATACTTGCGGAAGAAAATATAGAAGGGAACGTTTTGGTGGATGCCGGTTTATTAAATAAAAGAAATGATTGCTTCGGTCTAAAGGTTCGAGGCGATAGTATGATCAATGCAGGAATTCTTGAAGGTGATTTGGTAATTGTATCTCCTCAACAGAATGCTTCAAACGGAGATATTGTTGTTGCGCTTCTTCAAGATGAAGCAACGATGAAAAGATTTATAGCAAAGGACAACAAAATTTATTTAATGCCTGAAAATGAAAAATATAACCCGATTGAAATTGCAGACCGGGAAGATTTTTCAATTATTGGAAAAGTAATCGGTGTCTTTAGAACGTATAACTGA
- a CDS encoding branched-chain amino acid aminotransferase, producing MNDLNIEILERDTKVILPEKLIFGKIYTDHIFEVDYDEDLGGWYNPTIKQFENINLSPAAMVFHYGQSIFEGLKAYKQDNGRVALFRPNKNVERLNNSARRMCIPEIDPDFVLKAMLELVRIDKDWIPTRPGHSLYIRPVMFASEPLLGVRSAVNFKLIIMLSPVGPYYPEGFKPVPIYATDKYARAVRKGIGEAKTAGNYAASLMGQHEAKKEGYSQVLWLDAIEQKYLEEVGAMNIFVRFKNEVTTPMLTGSILPGITRMSVLEILKDWKYNTTERMISLQEVIDEYKAGNLIEMFGTGTAAVISSVSKLKFNDQLLQFSETEAGELGTKLYNELAGIHYGRVEDKHKWMTYID from the coding sequence ATGAACGATCTAAATATTGAAATTCTTGAAAGAGACACAAAAGTAATTCTACCTGAAAAATTAATCTTCGGAAAAATTTACACAGATCATATTTTTGAAGTTGACTACGATGAAGATTTAGGCGGTTGGTATAATCCTACAATCAAACAATTCGAAAATATTAATCTCAGCCCGGCAGCTATGGTTTTTCACTACGGTCAATCAATATTTGAGGGGCTAAAAGCTTACAAGCAAGATAACGGCAGAGTTGCTCTTTTCCGCCCCAACAAAAATGTTGAGCGATTAAATAATTCTGCTAGAAGAATGTGTATCCCGGAAATTGATCCGGATTTTGTTCTTAAAGCTATGCTTGAATTAGTTCGAATTGATAAGGATTGGATTCCAACACGTCCCGGGCATTCTCTATACATCCGTCCGGTTATGTTTGCTTCGGAGCCATTACTTGGTGTTAGAAGCGCTGTGAACTTCAAACTGATAATTATGCTCAGTCCTGTTGGTCCGTATTATCCCGAAGGTTTTAAACCTGTACCAATCTATGCAACTGATAAATATGCACGCGCAGTTAGAAAAGGAATAGGTGAAGCAAAAACCGCTGGCAATTACGCAGCAAGTCTAATGGGCCAGCATGAGGCAAAGAAAGAAGGATATTCGCAAGTTCTTTGGCTTGATGCAATTGAGCAGAAATATCTTGAAGAAGTCGGTGCAATGAATATTTTTGTTCGTTTCAAAAATGAAGTTACAACTCCTATGCTGACTGGATCGATTCTTCCCGGTATTACCAGAATGTCCGTTCTCGAAATTTTGAAGGACTGGAAATATAATACAACTGAGCGAATGATTAGCCTGCAAGAAGTTATTGATGAATATAAAGCAGGTAATTTAATTGAAATGTTTGGAACTGGAACTGCTGCGGTAATTTCATCAGTTAGTAAATTGAAGTTTAATGATCAACTCCTCCAATTCAGTGAAACTGAAGCCGGTGAACTTGGCACAAAATTGTACAATGAATTAGCGGGCATACATTACGGTAGAGTTGAAGACAAACATAAATGGATGACTTACATAGACTAA
- the lpxD gene encoding UDP-3-O-(3-hydroxymyristoyl)glucosamine N-acyltransferase yields the protein MKINLKSAADFVGGVVIGNPEIELTGFAKIEEAKKGDLTFLSLPAYEKFLSTTKASAVIIGPEFKKTRTDIAYIDVKNPSDAVQKIITTFLKPKINLHGIDPSAAVHNSVKVGRNVAIGKNVVIEKGCSIGDDSVIYHNSVILENVKIGSNCLIYQNVSIRENCILGNNIIIHPNTVIGSDGFGFVPDEKGIYQKIPQIGNVILEDDVELGSNVSIDRAALGSTIIRKGVKIDNLVQIAHNVEVGENTVMSAQVGIAGSTKVGKNCMFGGQVGIIGHAEIADQVMIAAQSGVAKSIKKSGKYFGSPAIEFRDAFKREAHLKNLGTYAEKIKKLEEKIASLEEKISQLTSKGN from the coding sequence ATGAAAATAAATTTGAAATCAGCCGCCGACTTTGTCGGCGGTGTTGTTATCGGCAATCCTGAAATTGAATTAACGGGTTTTGCTAAAATCGAGGAAGCAAAAAAAGGAGATCTAACTTTTCTATCTCTCCCCGCTTATGAAAAATTCCTCAGCACCACAAAAGCATCCGCGGTTATTATTGGACCGGAGTTTAAAAAAACCAGAACAGATATTGCTTACATCGATGTTAAAAATCCTTCCGACGCAGTTCAAAAAATTATAACAACTTTCTTAAAACCGAAAATCAATTTGCATGGAATTGATCCAAGCGCAGCCGTTCATAACTCTGTAAAGGTTGGTAGAAATGTGGCGATCGGTAAAAATGTTGTAATCGAAAAAGGTTGCTCTATCGGAGATGATTCGGTTATCTATCATAATAGTGTAATACTTGAAAATGTTAAGATAGGCAGTAATTGTTTAATCTATCAAAATGTTTCCATCCGTGAAAATTGTATTCTCGGAAACAATATTATTATTCATCCGAATACTGTTATTGGTTCAGATGGATTCGGTTTTGTTCCTGATGAGAAAGGCATCTATCAAAAAATACCGCAGATTGGAAATGTAATATTGGAAGATGATGTCGAACTCGGTTCAAATGTTTCTATTGACAGAGCAGCTCTAGGATCAACGATAATTAGAAAAGGTGTTAAGATTGATAATCTTGTTCAGATTGCTCACAATGTTGAAGTCGGAGAGAACACTGTCATGTCAGCTCAGGTCGGAATTGCCGGCAGTACTAAAGTTGGAAAGAATTGTATGTTCGGCGGTCAAGTCGGAATAATTGGTCATGCAGAGATTGCAGATCAAGTTATGATAGCAGCACAATCCGGGGTTGCAAAATCAATAAAAAAATCGGGGAAATACTTTGGCTCGCCCGCAATCGAATTCAGAGATGCTTTTAAAAGAGAGGCACATTTAAAAAACCTTGGCACGTATGCAGAAAAAATTAAAAAGTTAGAAGAAAAAATTGCATCTTTGGAGGAGAAAATCTCGCAACTAACATCTAAAGGTAACTGA
- a CDS encoding alkaline phosphatase produces MIKKIFYYATVAVLLTAAVFYSKNNNKPKNIILLIGDGMGVSQVSVSAQSMQNDQFKKFLSIGLINTCNIDNLITDSAAGATSYATGYRTKNGMISIDENGKVLETVIEIAKKQKMATGIIATSSVTNATPAAFISHNGTRKEEYGIASQIVKCGVDVLLGAGTDFFLPKSLGGRRDDKYNLIDSMKSVGYEFISSPSLLKEKLPSKKFFGLFGAAALPHAKERDYTLGFLTDNAIKYLSKNENGFFLMVEGSQMDWAADANDKDYLFGELKDFNSAIEAALKFAEKDKNTLVIVLADHDTGSLGISGKNKETGELDVVWATKYHTANLVGVFSFGPGSEMFVGIQDNNIIGRKIINFINPLFKWK; encoded by the coding sequence TTGATAAAGAAAATATTTTATTACGCAACGGTTGCAGTGTTATTAACTGCAGCCGTTTTTTATTCTAAAAACAATAATAAACCAAAAAATATAATTCTCTTGATTGGCGACGGAATGGGAGTCTCACAGGTTTCTGTTTCCGCTCAATCAATGCAGAACGACCAGTTCAAAAAATTTCTTTCCATTGGGCTTATAAATACTTGTAATATAGATAATTTGATTACCGACTCAGCCGCAGGTGCAACATCATACGCAACCGGTTATAGAACAAAAAATGGAATGATAAGTATTGATGAGAATGGAAAAGTTTTAGAAACTGTGATTGAAATTGCGAAGAAGCAAAAAATGGCTACGGGGATAATTGCAACAAGTTCTGTTACCAATGCCACTCCCGCAGCTTTTATCTCTCATAACGGAACCCGTAAAGAAGAATACGGAATCGCTTCACAGATTGTAAAATGCGGTGTAGATGTTTTACTTGGTGCCGGCACAGATTTTTTCCTCCCCAAAAGTCTTGGCGGTAGAAGGGATGATAAATATAATTTGATTGACTCTATGAAATCTGTTGGATATGAATTCATATCTAGCCCAAGTTTGCTTAAAGAAAAACTTCCATCGAAAAAATTTTTTGGACTTTTCGGTGCTGCAGCACTTCCGCATGCCAAAGAAAGGGATTATACACTCGGTTTTCTTACCGATAATGCAATAAAGTATTTAAGCAAAAATGAAAATGGTTTCTTTCTTATGGTCGAAGGTTCTCAAATGGACTGGGCAGCGGATGCAAATGATAAAGATTATCTTTTTGGCGAATTGAAAGATTTTAATTCTGCAATAGAAGCCGCATTGAAGTTTGCTGAAAAAGATAAAAACACATTAGTAATTGTTCTTGCCGACCACGATACCGGAAGTCTCGGTATTTCGGGAAAGAATAAAGAGACTGGTGAACTTGATGTTGTATGGGCAACAAAATATCATACGGCAAATTTAGTTGGTGTTTTTAGTTTTGGTCCGGGCTCCGAAATGTTTGTAGGTATTCAAGACAATAATATCATAGGCCGGAAAATTATAAATTTTATAAACCCACTCTTCAAATGGAAATAG
- a CDS encoding OmpH family outer membrane protein has protein sequence MKRIILFALIVFSTSLFAQTQTTQPTPLKIGYVDSEVILAQYPEAIKAKADLDGLVAKWRKDLDSMKTDIQKISDDYQKQAKTMKPEEVKAAEAKYGEKVQKAQQYQDSKFNQPNGEYFVKQDQFMKPVKEKIFKAIDEVSKEENMQFVFDKAGEVILLKADPQFDITYKVLDLLKRGKK, from the coding sequence GTGAAAAGAATTATTTTATTTGCATTAATTGTTTTTTCTACATCGCTTTTTGCTCAAACACAAACTACTCAACCAACACCGTTAAAAATAGGTTATGTTGATTCAGAAGTTATTCTTGCTCAGTATCCAGAAGCTATAAAAGCTAAAGCTGATCTTGACGGATTAGTTGCTAAATGGAGAAAAGATTTAGACAGTATGAAGACAGACATTCAGAAAATATCCGATGATTATCAGAAACAAGCTAAAACTATGAAGCCTGAAGAAGTTAAAGCGGCAGAAGCAAAGTACGGTGAAAAAGTACAAAAAGCGCAGCAATATCAGGATTCAAAATTCAATCAGCCTAACGGCGAATATTTTGTAAAACAAGATCAATTTATGAAACCGGTTAAAGAAAAAATCTTCAAAGCAATTGATGAAGTTTCTAAAGAAGAGAACATGCAGTTTGTTTTTGATAAAGCAGGCGAAGTAATTCTTCTTAAAGCCGATCCTCAGTTCGATATTACTTACAAAGTACTCGATCTACTTAAAAGAGGTAAAAAATAA
- a CDS encoding OmpH family outer membrane protein has translation MKKTGLVLSLILFAVFTQKLDAQLKIGYVDSDTIMKQLPDAQDVQKKLDAMVKEWQEELSKMERDWKTKYDDYDKRKLILSEQKRVEIEKELVTMEDQVSKYRQDKFGVKGELFQKQEELMKPIQNRIFTVIQQIAKEKEYDYVFDRSGDILFLYAKEEYDLTQEVIDKLK, from the coding sequence ATGAAAAAGACCGGATTAGTTCTATCGTTAATTCTGTTCGCTGTTTTTACACAGAAACTAGATGCACAACTGAAAATTGGTTATGTGGACAGCGACACAATTATGAAGCAGCTTCCAGATGCCCAGGATGTTCAGAAAAAACTGGACGCCATGGTTAAAGAATGGCAGGAAGAACTTTCTAAAATGGAAAGAGACTGGAAAACCAAATACGACGATTACGACAAGCGTAAATTAATATTGAGCGAACAGAAACGTGTTGAGATTGAAAAAGAGCTTGTCACTATGGAAGATCAGGTTTCCAAGTACCGTCAAGATAAATTTGGCGTCAAAGGAGAACTTTTTCAGAAGCAGGAAGAATTAATGAAACCGATTCAGAATAGAATCTTTACAGTAATTCAACAAATAGCAAAAGAAAAAGAATATGATTATGTTTTCGATAGAAGCGGCGATATATTGTTCCTCTACGCGAAAGAAGAATATGATCTGACGCAAGAGGTAATCGATAAACTTAAGTGA
- a CDS encoding bifunctional UDP-3-O-[3-hydroxymyristoyl] N-acetylglucosamine deacetylase/3-hydroxyacyl-ACP dehydratase produces the protein MLELQRTIAKPVSLSGIGLHTGTSCTMTFTPAPDNSGIKFVRTDLGGRPEIPANADFVVDISRGTTLGLGSAKVYTVEHVLAAIVGLQIDNITIELDGIEPPIGDGSAMPYVEKLLEAGFVTQDSPKDYLVIDQTVMYHNDEEKIDIVALPMDSYRISLMVDYETPILGSQHTGLFDLEKEFVTEFAPSRTFSFLSEVEMLADKGLIKGGNIDNAVVIIDHEIDDAGLNRLKEKLGLAEDLTMSHEGFLNNNKPRFKNEPARHKLLDLMGDLALIGTPIKAQILAARPGHKANVEFAKKIRSLYQQKKIVKKFQLVKKEGVVLDANAIQRILPHRYPFLLVDKIVELDLDKKVVGVKSVTINEPFFQGHFPGQPIMPGVLIVEAMAQVSGILILNSFLDPENHLVMFMSINHAKFRKPVVPGDQLYLEAEVISKKSKYFSIKGSAYVNNDLVAEAEFMGAITNKENQKEN, from the coding sequence ATGCTCGAACTTCAAAGAACGATTGCAAAACCTGTTTCACTTTCCGGAATTGGTTTGCATACCGGCACATCATGTACAATGACTTTTACACCTGCACCTGATAACAGCGGAATCAAATTTGTCAGAACGGATTTAGGCGGCAGACCGGAAATTCCTGCTAACGCGGATTTTGTTGTTGACATATCACGAGGCACCACGCTTGGTCTTGGCTCCGCAAAGGTCTATACAGTTGAACATGTTCTTGCCGCAATCGTCGGTTTACAAATAGATAATATTACAATTGAGTTAGACGGCATTGAACCGCCGATTGGCGACGGAAGTGCGATGCCTTATGTTGAAAAACTTTTGGAAGCCGGGTTCGTCACGCAAGATTCTCCAAAAGATTATTTGGTAATTGATCAAACCGTGATGTACCATAACGATGAAGAAAAAATTGATATTGTTGCTCTTCCAATGGATAGCTATAGAATTTCATTGATGGTTGATTATGAAACCCCGATTCTTGGAAGCCAGCACACTGGTTTATTTGATTTGGAAAAAGAATTTGTAACGGAATTTGCCCCTTCGAGAACTTTTAGTTTTTTAAGCGAAGTTGAAATGCTTGCCGATAAGGGTTTGATAAAAGGCGGAAATATTGATAATGCGGTTGTGATAATTGACCATGAAATTGATGACGCCGGATTGAATCGCTTGAAAGAGAAACTGGGATTGGCTGAAGATTTAACAATGAGCCATGAAGGATTTTTAAATAACAATAAACCAAGATTCAAAAATGAACCGGCGCGTCATAAACTTCTTGATTTGATGGGCGATTTGGCATTAATAGGAACACCGATAAAAGCTCAAATCCTTGCCGCACGACCCGGACACAAAGCAAATGTTGAATTCGCAAAAAAAATCAGAAGTCTTTATCAGCAGAAAAAAATAGTTAAGAAATTCCAGCTGGTTAAGAAAGAAGGCGTTGTGCTTGATGCAAACGCGATACAGAGAATTCTTCCGCACCGTTACCCCTTCCTCCTCGTTGATAAAATTGTTGAACTCGATCTTGATAAAAAAGTTGTCGGTGTGAAATCAGTTACAATCAACGAACCGTTTTTCCAGGGTCACTTCCCCGGTCAGCCTATAATGCCGGGCGTATTAATTGTTGAAGCTATGGCACAGGTTAGCGGCATTCTGATTTTAAATTCTTTCCTTGATCCCGAAAATCATCTTGTTATGTTCATGAGCATCAATCACGCAAAGTTCAGAAAACCTGTTGTTCCCGGAGATCAATTATACCTGGAAGCTGAGGTCATTAGTAAGAAGAGTAAATATTTTTCAATTAAGGGTTCTGCTTACGTGAATAACGATCTTGTTGCCGAAGCGGAATTTATGGGCGCTATTACTAATAAAGAAAATCAAAAAGAAAATTAA
- a CDS encoding isoprenyl transferase, which produces MATKLSATDKKLVEDVKAKGNIPQHIALIMDGNGRWANKRSLPRVAGHQRGVESVRQVVEACVGLGVKILTLYTFSTENWKRPQDEVSTLMRLIVRSLQNETDELNSNGIRLTTIGDTTSLPNIVQDELKAALDKTSHNDRMILNLALSYSGRWELVEAVKDISKQVIAGKLKPEEITEDTISGNLSTRGLPEPDLLIRSGGEFRISNFLLWQIAYSEIFISDVLWPDFRCKHLVEAIKNFQKRERRFGLVSEQLSSKQIKEHNDKTHSQKVVKA; this is translated from the coding sequence TTGGCTACAAAGCTTAGTGCCACTGATAAAAAATTAGTTGAAGATGTAAAAGCAAAAGGCAACATCCCTCAGCATATCGCATTAATAATGGATGGAAACGGTAGATGGGCAAATAAAAGAAGTTTGCCCCGTGTTGCCGGACATCAGCGCGGTGTTGAATCGGTTAGACAAGTTGTAGAAGCATGTGTAGGGCTCGGTGTAAAAATTCTTACTCTCTATACTTTTTCCACAGAAAATTGGAAACGCCCGCAAGATGAAGTTTCTACTTTGATGAGATTAATTGTAAGAAGTCTTCAGAACGAAACAGATGAGTTGAACAGTAATGGAATTCGATTGACTACTATCGGCGATACTACTTCGCTACCGAATATTGTTCAAGATGAATTGAAAGCTGCACTGGATAAGACATCTCATAATGATCGGATGATTTTAAACCTTGCTCTTAGTTATAGCGGAAGATGGGAACTTGTTGAGGCAGTTAAAGATATAAGCAAACAAGTAATTGCCGGAAAGTTAAAACCAGAAGAGATAACAGAAGATACAATTTCGGGAAATCTCTCTACGAGAGGGTTGCCCGAACCGGATTTATTGATTAGAAGCGGCGGCGAATTTAGAATTAGTAATTTTTTGCTTTGGCAGATTGCTTATTCGGAAATATTTATCTCAGATGTGTTATGGCCCGATTTCCGGTGTAAACATTTGGTTGAAGCGATTAAAAATTTTCAAAAAAGAGAAAGAAGATTTGGTTTGGTTAGCGAACAACTATCGAGCAAACAGATAAAAGAGCATAATGATAAAACACACTCCCAAAAAGTGGTTAAAGCTTAG
- the bamA gene encoding outer membrane protein assembly factor BamA, whose translation MIKHTPKKWLKLSLILLLITLAEVYPQTQKINYKILGISVIGNKSADAATIIANSGLKVGDEITMPGDQSNNAIKRLWNLGIFQDVQLLIEKKIDNGVFLQLKVQEYPRLEKIVLTGNDELSSDNINKKINIVRGQTLKPQEITRIINKVKLLYDDDGYLNAKIVPDYYQFFRADTVGQELSVTWRNEKDLSKEYKTTYELDKNSSLNSVAKIKDRTVVIFDITEGDEVTIERIRFHGNTAFPDDDLISQFDETKEPKWWKFWSSPKFKKDKFEKDKDLLTNFYRKNGYRDFVVLRDSTVFSEDKKHLDVLIDVYEGAQYKIRDVIWEGNTVYPSEELSARLAFKKGDVFDYEKFNQNLHYNEKQSDVSSLYQDNGYLGFQLDAKEEKVAPDSIDIRIKINEGNRFKVGKVDITGNDKTKDKVIRRELYTIPGSYFSRGYILRSLQQLANLQYFNSEALYKSGVDYRPANDSIVNIIYKVEEKSSDYLNASVGYSGAFGFSGAVGFTLSNFSIAEPLQMGGGQILNFNWQFGVGNFYRTFSLGFTEPWFMDTPTSLGFDLFDTRQRYVYDLQQSGITFRVGKRLTWPDDFFYVQGTMRFQYNDVIDGAGYYPTGLSRQYTLGTTISRTDIDNPIFPTRGSKIMLSGELSGGPFLPGNVDYYKLQFKAEWYRPLFRSNRFVLYTSADLGYIGELKDNTPIQPFEYFYMGGNGLIIATTPLRGYEDRSLGLRDPQTNNVRGSSVMAKFTTEFRVALSMEPIPIYLLAFAEAGNVYLNMKNTDLFNLKRSVGIGARILLNPIGLIGFDYGYGFDRRSVDGLDPQWVFHFQFGKGF comes from the coding sequence ATGATAAAACACACTCCCAAAAAGTGGTTAAAGCTTAGTCTAATCTTATTACTAATTACATTAGCCGAAGTTTATCCGCAAACGCAAAAGATTAATTACAAAATCCTTGGTATTTCTGTTATTGGAAATAAGTCTGCAGATGCCGCAACTATTATTGCAAATTCGGGGTTGAAGGTTGGTGACGAAATTACCATGCCCGGCGATCAATCCAATAACGCAATTAAACGATTATGGAATTTGGGAATTTTTCAAGATGTTCAACTTTTAATTGAAAAGAAAATTGATAACGGTGTTTTTCTTCAATTGAAGGTTCAAGAATATCCGCGTCTCGAAAAAATTGTATTAACCGGCAATGATGAATTAAGCAGCGACAATATCAATAAAAAGATTAATATCGTTCGCGGACAAACTCTAAAACCGCAAGAAATAACACGAATTATAAACAAAGTAAAATTGTTGTATGACGACGACGGCTATCTGAATGCTAAGATTGTACCAGACTATTATCAATTTTTTCGTGCAGATACAGTTGGTCAAGAATTAAGTGTTACGTGGCGCAATGAAAAAGATCTTTCCAAAGAATATAAAACTACTTACGAACTTGATAAAAATTCTTCCCTAAATTCGGTTGCCAAAATAAAAGACCGCACAGTTGTAATATTTGATATTACAGAAGGAGATGAAGTTACAATTGAACGTATTAGGTTTCATGGTAATACAGCCTTTCCGGATGATGATTTAATCAGCCAGTTTGATGAAACAAAAGAACCTAAGTGGTGGAAATTCTGGTCTTCTCCAAAATTCAAGAAAGATAAATTTGAAAAAGACAAAGATCTATTAACAAATTTCTATCGAAAGAATGGTTACAGAGATTTTGTTGTTCTGCGCGATAGTACAGTCTTTTCCGAAGATAAAAAACATCTTGATGTTCTAATCGATGTTTACGAAGGCGCACAATACAAAATTAGAGATGTAATTTGGGAAGGCAATACTGTTTATCCTTCGGAAGAACTAAGTGCTCGTCTTGCGTTTAAGAAGGGTGATGTTTTCGATTATGAAAAATTTAACCAGAATCTGCATTACAATGAAAAACAATCAGATGTCTCTTCGCTCTATCAGGACAATGGATATCTTGGTTTTCAACTTGATGCTAAGGAAGAGAAGGTAGCCCCGGATTCAATCGATATTAGAATTAAAATTAATGAAGGTAATCGTTTTAAAGTCGGTAAAGTTGATATTACAGGTAATGATAAAACAAAAGATAAAGTTATTCGCCGCGAGCTCTATACCATTCCCGGTAGTTATTTCAGCCGAGGATATATTTTAAGAAGTTTACAACAGCTTGCGAATCTTCAGTATTTCAATTCGGAAGCCCTCTATAAAAGCGGTGTTGATTATAGACCTGCGAACGACAGTATTGTAAATATCATCTACAAAGTGGAAGAAAAATCGAGCGACTATTTAAATGCTTCTGTGGGTTACAGTGGCGCATTCGGTTTTAGCGGTGCTGTCGGATTTACATTATCAAATTTTTCTATTGCAGAACCGCTCCAAATGGGCGGCGGGCAGATTCTAAATTTCAATTGGCAGTTTGGAGTTGGAAATTTTTATAGAACTTTCTCTCTCGGTTTTACAGAACCTTGGTTTATGGATACTCCGACTTCTCTCGGTTTCGATCTGTTCGATACCCGCCAAAGATATGTTTACGATCTTCAACAGTCAGGCATCACTTTCCGTGTAGGAAAAAGATTAACGTGGCCGGATGATTTTTTCTATGTTCAAGGTACAATGCGTTTTCAATATAACGATGTAATTGACGGCGCAGGATATTATCCAACGGGTCTTTCACGTCAATACACATTAGGCACAACAATTTCAAGAACCGATATTGATAATCCTATCTTCCCTACGCGCGGATCCAAAATTATGTTGAGCGGTGAACTTTCAGGCGGACCTTTCTTGCCGGGAAATGTTGACTACTACAAACTGCAATTTAAAGCTGAATGGTACAGGCCTTTATTTAGGAGTAATAGATTTGTACTTTACACTTCGGCAGATCTGGGTTATATTGGAGAGTTAAAAGACAACACCCCAATTCAGCCGTTCGAATATTTTTACATGGGTGGAAATGGTTTGATAATAGCTACTACGCCTTTACGCGGTTACGAAGACCGCAGTTTAGGTCTAAGAGACCCTCAAACAAACAACGTTAGAGGCAGCAGCGTAATGGCTAAGTTCACTACTGAATTCAGAGTGGCACTATCAATGGAACCAATTCCAATTTATTTACTTGCTTTTGCAGAGGCAGGTAACGTTTATTTGAATATGAAAAATACCGATTTATTCAATTTGAAACGCTCGGTGGGTATTGGGGCAAGAATATTATTAAATCCGATTGGATTGATCGGATTCGATTATGGATACGGATTTGACCGCAGAAGTGTTGACGGATTAGATCCACAATGGGTTTTCCACTTCCAATTTGGAAAAGGTTTTTAA